From a region of the Oceanithermus desulfurans genome:
- a CDS encoding PspC domain-containing protein: protein MEGKRLVRSERHRLLAGVCGGLAEYFGLDVDLVRLIALVLVVVQPVFALVYLLLVFVLPREGEEARPLEDRLQEGVRELEESVRRVTGETEPSKLRFYGGLTLVVLGLWLLLENLGLWWIDGSLLGALLLIALGVYFLLPKGGRG, encoded by the coding sequence ATGGAGGGTAAACGGCTGGTGCGCAGCGAGCGCCACCGCCTGCTGGCCGGCGTCTGCGGTGGTCTGGCGGAGTACTTTGGCCTCGACGTCGACCTGGTGCGTCTCATCGCCCTCGTGCTCGTCGTGGTGCAACCCGTCTTCGCGCTGGTCTACCTGCTCCTCGTCTTCGTCCTGCCGCGCGAGGGCGAAGAAGCGCGACCCCTGGAAGATCGGCTGCAGGAAGGCGTGCGCGAGCTCGAGGAGAGCGTGCGTCGCGTCACCGGAGAAACCGAGCCGTCCAAGCTGAGGTTCTACGGGGGTCTGACCCTCGTCGTCCTGGGCCTCTGGCTGCTGCTGGAAAACCTCGGGCTCTGGTGGATCGACGGCTCGCTGCTGGGGGCCCTGCTCCTGATCGCCCTCGGGGTCTACTTCCTGCTGCCCAAGGGGGGCCGCGGGTGA
- the sucC gene encoding ADP-forming succinate--CoA ligase subunit beta, with translation MKLHEFQAKELLAQYGVPVPPGKVAYGPEEAERIAKDFGKQVVIKAQVHVGGRGKAGGVKLAQPEEAREVAGKILGMDIKGLTVKKVLVAEAVDIAREYYAGLIIDRSSQRAVLMVSKEGGVDIEEVARTNPEAIVKFPVDPHKGLRHFEAREVVKQAGLEGNLNRLANVIVQLYNAFAGVDASLAEINPLVVTEQGEIIAADAKIDLDDNALFRHPDLAKLREVEAEHPLEIEASNYGFAYVKLDGDVGVIGNGAGLVMYTLDLVNRAGGKPANFLDIGGGAKAEVVYNAVKLVAKDPDVKGIFINIFGGITRADEVAKGVIQALEEGLVKVPVVMRVAGTAEEEAKKLLEGKPIYLYPNSLEAAKAIVTMVGGAK, from the coding sequence TTGAAACTCCACGAATTCCAAGCAAAAGAGTTGTTGGCCCAGTACGGCGTACCCGTGCCTCCGGGCAAGGTGGCCTACGGCCCCGAAGAAGCCGAGCGCATCGCCAAGGACTTCGGCAAGCAGGTGGTCATCAAGGCCCAGGTCCACGTGGGCGGTCGCGGCAAGGCCGGGGGCGTCAAGCTAGCCCAGCCCGAAGAGGCACGCGAGGTTGCGGGCAAGATCCTGGGGATGGACATCAAGGGCCTCACGGTCAAGAAGGTTCTGGTGGCCGAGGCCGTGGACATCGCTCGTGAGTACTACGCGGGCCTGATCATCGACCGCTCGAGCCAGCGCGCCGTCCTCATGGTGAGCAAGGAGGGGGGCGTGGACATCGAGGAGGTAGCCCGCACCAACCCCGAGGCCATCGTCAAGTTCCCCGTCGACCCCCACAAGGGGTTGCGCCACTTCGAGGCGCGCGAGGTCGTCAAGCAGGCGGGGCTCGAGGGCAACCTCAACCGGCTCGCGAACGTGATCGTGCAGCTCTACAACGCCTTCGCGGGCGTGGACGCCTCGCTCGCCGAGATCAACCCCCTGGTCGTCACCGAGCAGGGTGAGATCATCGCCGCCGACGCCAAGATCGACCTGGACGACAACGCCCTCTTCCGCCACCCCGACCTGGCCAAGCTGCGCGAGGTCGAGGCCGAACACCCGCTCGAGATCGAGGCCAGCAACTACGGCTTCGCCTACGTCAAGCTGGACGGCGACGTGGGCGTGATCGGCAACGGGGCGGGACTGGTGATGTACACCCTCGACCTGGTGAACCGCGCCGGCGGCAAGCCCGCCAACTTCCTCGACATCGGTGGCGGGGCCAAGGCCGAGGTCGTCTACAACGCGGTCAAGCTGGTGGCCAAGGACCCGGACGTGAAGGGCATCTTCATCAACATCTTCGGGGGCATCACCCGCGCCGACGAGGTGGCCAAGGGCGTAATCCAGGCGCTCGAAGAGGGCCTCGTCAAGGTGCCGGTGGTGATGCGCGTCGCCGGGACCGCCGAGGAAGAGGCCAAGAAGCTGCTCGAGGGCAAGCCGATCTACCTCTACCCGAACTCGCTCGAGGCCGCGAAGGCGATCGTCACCATGGTGGGAGGCGCGAAGTGA
- the sucD gene encoding succinate--CoA ligase subunit alpha has translation MSILINKDTRVLVQGITGREGRFHAEQMQKYGTKIVAGVTPGKGGQEVLGVPVYDTVKEAAANHEIDASIIFVPAAAAADAALEAAHAGIPLVVLITEGIPTLDMVAAVKEIKDLGVRLIGGNCPGLISAEESKLGIMPGHVFKKGKVGLISRSGTLTYEAAAALSEAGLGTTTTVGIGGDPIIGTTFKDLLPLFNEDPETEAVVVIGEIGGSDEEEAAAWVREHMTKPVVGFIGGRSAPKGKRMGHAGAIIMGDVGTPESKLKAFAEAGIPVADTIDEIVELVRQKLG, from the coding sequence GTGAGCATCCTGATCAACAAGGACACGCGCGTGCTGGTGCAGGGCATTACCGGCCGCGAGGGGCGTTTCCACGCCGAACAGATGCAGAAGTACGGCACCAAGATCGTCGCCGGCGTGACCCCCGGCAAGGGCGGCCAGGAGGTCCTGGGCGTGCCGGTTTACGACACCGTCAAGGAAGCGGCCGCGAACCACGAGATCGACGCCTCTATCATTTTCGTGCCAGCGGCGGCCGCGGCTGACGCGGCGCTCGAGGCCGCCCACGCGGGCATCCCCCTGGTGGTGCTGATCACCGAGGGCATTCCCACCCTCGACATGGTGGCCGCGGTCAAGGAGATCAAGGACCTGGGCGTGCGCCTCATCGGCGGCAACTGCCCGGGTCTCATCTCCGCCGAGGAGTCCAAGCTGGGCATCATGCCGGGCCACGTCTTCAAGAAGGGCAAGGTGGGGCTGATCTCGCGTTCCGGCACCCTCACCTACGAGGCCGCGGCGGCGCTCAGCGAGGCCGGCCTGGGGACGACCACCACCGTGGGCATCGGCGGCGACCCCATCATCGGCACCACCTTCAAGGACCTGCTGCCGCTTTTTAACGAGGACCCCGAAACCGAGGCCGTGGTGGTCATCGGCGAGATCGGCGGCTCCGACGAGGAAGAGGCCGCAGCCTGGGTGCGGGAGCACATGACCAAGCCGGTCGTGGGCTTCATCGGCGGCCGCAGCGCCCCCAAGGGCAAGCGCATGGGGCACGCCGGCGCCATCATCATGGGCGACGTCGGCACCCCCGAGTCGAAGCTGAAGGCCTTCGCCGAAGCGGGCATTCCCGTGGCCGACACGATCGACGAGATCGTGGAGCTCGTTCGTCAGAAGCTCGGCTGA
- a CDS encoding DUF1501 domain-containing protein, with protein sequence MNRRRFVQRMLTTLAAGGAAPSLLTRTARAAKERDKVLVVVQLSGGNDALNTLVPFRDRAYRSVRPNLAVPAAKVLDLGRDLGLHPALRALLPQWEQGRLALIPAVGYPDASRSHFVSMAIWHSADPSRKSMQGWLGRWLDEQEDPFCAVNLGLSTPLALRGEARQGVALNGLEGFRLRLPERALARFEQGLRQPRNGPAELARAAMERLLEDTRRVQGLRGYEPAADYPRGSFGNALRDVVRMIAGGLDARVYYVALGGFDTHADQLGRQPGLLEQLAAGLSALSQDLKALGRENDVLILGFSEFGRRVEENASGGTDHGKAGLMFALGPGVGGFKGPGYNLDDLDDGDLRYQVDFRSVYAGAAAFIGARPEELFPEPQPLLKLLG encoded by the coding sequence ATGAACCGCCGCAGATTCGTACAGCGCATGCTCACCACCCTGGCCGCGGGCGGGGCCGCCCCCTCGCTGCTCACCCGCACCGCGCGGGCCGCCAAGGAGCGGGACAAGGTGCTGGTCGTCGTTCAACTCTCCGGGGGCAACGACGCCCTGAACACCCTCGTCCCCTTCCGCGACCGCGCCTACCGCAGCGTCCGCCCCAATCTGGCCGTGCCCGCCGCGAAGGTGCTCGACCTGGGTCGGGACCTGGGCCTGCACCCCGCCCTGCGGGCGCTGCTGCCCCAGTGGGAGCAGGGACGGCTGGCCCTGATCCCTGCGGTGGGGTACCCCGACGCCAGCCGCAGCCACTTCGTCTCCATGGCCATCTGGCACAGCGCCGACCCGAGCCGCAAGAGCATGCAGGGCTGGCTGGGCCGCTGGCTCGACGAGCAGGAAGACCCGTTCTGCGCCGTCAACCTGGGGCTGTCCACCCCGCTGGCACTGCGCGGGGAAGCGCGGCAGGGCGTGGCCCTGAACGGGCTCGAGGGCTTCCGCCTGCGGCTGCCCGAGCGGGCGCTCGCCCGCTTCGAACAGGGCTTGCGCCAGCCCCGCAATGGCCCGGCCGAGCTTGCGCGCGCAGCCATGGAGCGCCTGCTCGAGGACACCCGCCGGGTGCAGGGGCTGCGCGGCTACGAGCCCGCGGCCGACTACCCGCGCGGCAGCTTCGGCAACGCCCTGCGCGACGTGGTGCGGATGATCGCCGGCGGGCTCGACGCCCGGGTCTACTACGTGGCCCTGGGCGGCTTCGACACCCACGCCGATCAGCTGGGGCGCCAGCCGGGGCTGCTCGAGCAGCTGGCCGCCGGCTTGAGCGCCCTTTCCCAAGACCTCAAGGCCCTTGGGCGCGAGAACGACGTGCTTATCCTGGGCTTCAGCGAGTTCGGCCGGCGGGTCGAGGAAAACGCCTCTGGCGGCACCGACCACGGCAAGGCGGGGCTGATGTTCGCCCTCGGGCCCGGGGTCGGCGGGTTCAAGGGGCCCGGGTACAACCTCGACGACCTCGACGACGGCGACCTGCGCTACCAGGTGGACTTCCGCAGCGTCTACGCCGGGGCCGCGGCCTTCATCGGCGCGCGCCCCGAGGAGCTCTTCCCCGAACCACAGCCGCTGCTGAAGCTGCTGGGCTAG
- a CDS encoding DUF1800 domain-containing protein: protein MYRGPFTPYEAAHLLRRAAARGRREETAQLAEMGLERAVEQLLRTPAPAPDPAIDDDPKANRGRIHRALVRHWFDHWLTTPTPAAERLVLFWSGHFVSEFQKVKLGRLIWEQNQTFRRLGPGSFPELLEAMARDPAMLVYLDNAKSRKEHPNENWARELMELFTLGEGHYTEADVKAAARAFTGWSVTSPRKARAEGRPITFEFRERWHDPAPKTFLGRTVRGGEEVLAVLGEEPQTYRFLAGKLLRFYLAPEPPRELVERAAEVLRLEGTYGLLRWLFTHEAFYAPEARNALVKSPVEYLIGLLYVGKPAPERALARALIGMGQVPFQPPNVAGWPGGRAWLGDAALLVRLNLLPALLEEDADLSVFMDGAEDAYAAVLPEGQML, encoded by the coding sequence ATGTACCGAGGACCGTTCACCCCTTACGAGGCCGCGCACCTGCTGCGCCGCGCGGCGGCGCGCGGCCGCCGCGAAGAGACCGCCCAGCTCGCGGAGATGGGCCTGGAGCGCGCGGTCGAGCAGCTGCTCCGCACCCCCGCGCCCGCCCCCGATCCCGCCATCGACGACGACCCCAAGGCCAACCGCGGCCGCATCCACCGGGCACTGGTGCGGCACTGGTTCGACCACTGGCTCACCACCCCCACCCCGGCGGCGGAGCGGCTGGTGCTCTTCTGGAGCGGCCACTTCGTCAGCGAGTTTCAGAAGGTAAAGCTGGGGCGGTTGATCTGGGAGCAGAACCAGACCTTCCGGCGCCTGGGCCCGGGCTCCTTCCCCGAGCTGCTCGAGGCCATGGCCCGCGACCCCGCCATGCTCGTCTACCTGGACAACGCCAAGAGCCGCAAGGAGCACCCCAACGAGAACTGGGCCCGCGAGCTGATGGAGCTCTTCACCCTGGGCGAAGGCCACTACACCGAGGCCGACGTCAAGGCGGCGGCGCGGGCGTTCACCGGCTGGTCCGTCACCTCCCCCCGCAAGGCGCGCGCCGAGGGGCGGCCGATTACCTTTGAGTTCCGTGAGCGCTGGCACGACCCCGCCCCCAAGACCTTTCTGGGGCGTACGGTACGCGGCGGCGAGGAAGTGCTCGCCGTGCTCGGCGAAGAGCCGCAGACCTACCGCTTCCTCGCGGGCAAGCTGCTGCGCTTCTACCTCGCCCCCGAACCGCCCCGGGAACTGGTGGAGCGCGCGGCGGAGGTGCTGCGGCTCGAGGGAACCTACGGCCTTTTGCGCTGGCTCTTCACCCACGAGGCCTTCTACGCCCCCGAGGCGCGCAACGCGCTGGTGAAGTCGCCGGTCGAGTACCTGATCGGCCTGCTCTACGTGGGCAAGCCGGCGCCCGAACGCGCCCTGGCGCGGGCGCTGATCGGCATGGGGCAGGTCCCCTTCCAGCCCCCCAACGTCGCCGGCTGGCCCGGGGGACGCGCCTGGCTGGGGGACGCGGCGCTGCTGGTGCGGCTCAACCTGCTGCCGGCGCTGCTGGAAGAGGACGCCGACCTTTCCGTCTTCATGGACGGCGCCGAGGACGCCTACGCCGCCGTACTGCCCGAGGGGCAGATGCTCTAG